In Oryza glaberrima chromosome 8, OglaRS2, whole genome shotgun sequence, the following are encoded in one genomic region:
- the LOC127781167 gene encoding 5'-adenylylsulfate reductase-like 4: MAAATASASASASAAAFLLLPLLAAAATAGHGVCPRQPAAAAVLPRQAPAASSSSSSSSCPAAGSPGHRAHHVGVVEGDDVVLQKAVTLVLQNREDFVAILFYASWCPFSKIFRTDFQKLSSFFPTIAHFSFEESRIKPRMLSRYGVRAFPTLFLVNSTMRVRYHGSRTMNSLAMFYKDVTGMNPVSLDAISLERMEEAVNIIENDKKTEQGDSLFMFARSPDRLLHQDTCLALASSFVLMRLLRFLLPKLNACVKQAWRMQFYELKRLFPSLS, encoded by the exons CggcgttcctcctcctccccctcctcgccgccgccgccaccgcaggcCACGGGGTCTGCCCGaggcagcccgccgccgccgccgtcctgccGCGCCAGGCgcccgccgcttcctcctcctcctcctcctcctcctgccccgCGGCGGGGTCGCCGGGCCACCGGGCGCACCACGTGGGCGTCGTGGAG GGGGATGATGTTGTTCTGCAAAAGGCAGTTACTCTTGTGCTGCAGAACAGGGAGGATTTTGTTGCAATTCTTTTCTATGCTTCATGGTGTCCTTTCTCCAAGATCTTCAGAACAGATTTTCAAAAGTTATCATCCTTCTTTCCAACAATCGCTCATTTTTCCTTTGAAGAATCTCGTATCAAACCTAG AATGTTGTCAAGATATGGAGTTCGTGCCTTTCCGACACTTTTCCTTGTGAACTCTACAATGCGTGTGCGCTATCATGGATCTCGCACGATGAACTCTCTTGCTATGTTTTATAAAGATGTTACAG GTATGAATCCTGTGTCACTGGATGCAATATCCCTAGAGAGGATGGAAGAAGCGGTAAATATAATTGAGAATGACAAAAAGACTGAGCAAGGGGATTCTCTGTTCATGTTTGCACGATCACCAGACAGATTGCTTCACCAGGATACATGCCTTGCATTGGCTAGCTCTTTTGTCCTCATGAGGTTACTCCGTTTCCTTCTTCCCAAGCTCAATGCATGTGTGAAACAAGCATGGAGGATGCAATTTTATGAACTGAAGAGGTTATTTCCTAGCTTATCTTGA